One genomic region from Argentina anserina chromosome 2, drPotAnse1.1, whole genome shotgun sequence encodes:
- the LOC126784944 gene encoding 3-ketoacyl-CoA synthase 4 codes for MDQGGPAHVAGGGGAGAGGQVGVRIHQSRRLPDFLQSVNLKYVKLGYHYLITNLLTLCFIPLIIVTLIEASRMDLHGLRHLWLHLQYILVGFIIFSAVLVFGLTVYIMTRPRPVYLVDYSCYRPPDHLKAPYQRFMDHSRLTKDFDESSLEFQRKILERSGLGEETYVPEAMHHIPPRPSMAAAREEAEEVMYDALDNLFANANVKPKEIGILVVNCSLFNPTPSLSAMIVNKYKLRGNIRSYNLGGMGCSAGVIAVDLAKDLLQIHRNTYAVVVSTENITQNWYFGNKKSMLIPNCLFRVGGSAVLLSNKAVDRRRAKYRLVHVVRTHKGADDKAFRCVYQEQDDQGKTGVSLSKDLMAIAGGALKTNITTLGPIVLPISEQLLFFSSLAVKKLLNGNVKPYIPDFKLAFDHFCIHAGGRAVIDELEKNLQLLPIHVEASRMTLHRFGNTSSSSIWYELAYTEAKGRMRKGNRVWQIAFGSGFKCNSAVWEALRNVKPSHNGPWEDSIDKYPVKVDS; via the coding sequence ATGGACCAAGGCGGCCCAGCCCACGTCGCCGGCGGCGGCGGAGCAGGAGCAGGAGGTCAGGTCGGAGTCCGGATCCACCAGAGCCGGCGGCTGCCGGATTTTCTCCAGAGTGTGAATCTAAAGTACGTGAAACTAGGGTACCATTATCTCATCACCAATCTCTTGACCTTGTGCTTCATCCCCTTAATCATCGTCACCTTAATCGAGGCCTCACGGATGGACCTCCACGGCCTCCGCCACCTCTGGCTCCACCTCCAGTACATCCTCGTCggcttcatcatcttctccgCGGTCCTCGTCTTCGGGTTGACCGTCTACATCATGACCCGGCCCAGGCCCGTTTACCTCGTCGACTACTCCTGCTACCGCCCGCCCGATCACCTCAAGGCTCCCTACCAGCGCTTCATGGACCACTCCCGCCTCACCAAGGACTTCGACGAGTCGTCGCTCGAGTTCCAGCGGAAGATTCTCGAGCGCTCTGGCCTCGGGGAAGAGACCTATGTCCCCGAGGCCATGCACCACATCCCTCCGCGGCCGTCTATGGCGGCCGCGAGGGAAGAAGCCGAGGAGGTCATGTATGATGCTCTTGATAATTTATTTGCTAATGCAAATGTGAAGCCCAAGGAGATAGGGATTCTAGTGGTGAATTGTAGCTTGTTTAATCCGACGCCGTCGCTGTCGGCGATGATTGTGAATAAGTATAAGCTCAGGGGGAATATTAGGAGTTATAATTTGGGAGGGATGGGATGCAGTGCTGGAGTTATAGCTGTTGATCTTGCCAAGGACTTGTTGCAGATTCATAGGAATACTTACGCTGTTGTGGTTAGTACTGAGAACATTACTCAGAATTGGTATTTTGGGAATAAGAAGTCTATGTTGATACCGAATTGCTTGTTTCGAGTTGGAGGGTCTGCAGTTTTGCTGTCAAATAAGGCTGTGGATAGGAGGCGGGCTAAGTACAGGCTTGTTCATGTTGTGAGGACTCATAAGGGTGCGGATGACAAGGCGTTTCGGTGTGTTTACCAGGAGCAGGATGATCAGGGGAAGACTGGTGTTTCTTTGTCGAAAGATTTGATGGCCATTGCCGGTGGGGCGCTTAAGACTAATATAACTACTTTGGGGCCTATTGTGCTTCCGATAAGCGAGCAGCTGctgttcttttcttctctggCGGTTAAGAAGCTGCTGAATGGGAATGTCAAGCCTTATATCCCGGATTTTAAGCTGGCATTTGATCATTTCTGTATACATGCTGGGGGAAGGGCTGTGATAGATGAGCTGGAGAAGAACTTGCAGTTGTTGCCAATACATGTGGAGGCTTCTCGGATGACTCTGCACCGGTTTGGGAATACTTCATCGAGCTCCATTTGGTATGAGTTGGCCTATACAGAGGCAAAGGGGAGGATGCGCAAGGGCAACCGTGTCTGGCAGATTGCCTTTGGGAGTGGTTTCAAATGTAACAGTGCAGTCTGGGAAGCTCTGCGGAATGTGAAGCCATCTCATAATGGTCCTTGGGAGGACAGCATTGACAAGTATCCTGTGAAAGTAGATTCATAG